The Streptomyces sp. ICC1 DNA window CTACCGCCGGATCCGGCTGGAGGCCTCCGACCTCGGACCGGACCGCACCGTGGTCTGCTACAAGTCCTCCTACGACCAGGACCCCGGATTCAAACGCGGCCACCCGGCGACCGTCGACTTCCGCTCCCCGCCGGCCGCCGACCCGGAGAGCTCCCTGCTCGGCGTGATCTACGACGGCTACCCGGTGGACGCCCCGTACGTCGTGACCAATCCGGGGCACTGGCTCTTCGAGGGGACCGGGGCGAAGGCCGGCGACAGCTTCCCGCATCTGGTGGGGGTGGAGTACGACAAGGTCAACACCGGTTTCACGACTCCGCGTCCCCTCGAGATACTGGCCCACTCCCCCGTGGTCTGCGACGGCCGTCCCAGCCACCAGGACACGGCGTACTACACGGCGGCGAGCGGCGCCGCCGTCTTCGCGACCGGGACCATGCGCTGGGTGGAGGCCCTCGACGCGACGGGTGACGGCCGCGGCGGCGGCAACCACGGCCTCGACGCGCGCTCGGGCGCCCTGACCAGGCGCGTGACGGAGAACCTGCTCCGCGCCTTCGCCGCCGGCCCGGCCGGACGGACGCATCCGGCGCAGGACAACGTGAAGGCGGTGTACGGGGGTTCCGGCTCGTGAAGCCCGCCCGGTCCACCGAAAGGGGCTGGACCAGACCCGTAAGGGATGTTTAGGATCATGTCGCGGCATCGCGTGTCGGTCACCGGCCGGGTGAGACATGGAGGTGCCGAGACATGCCTTTCGGAGGCATTCACCCATGGCTGTTCAGCTGAACCACACGATCATCCACTCCCACGACCACCGGGAGTCGGCCGAGTTCCTGGCGTACTTCCTCGACCTGGAGGTCGGAGCCCCCTGGGGCCCCTTCATTCCCGTCGAGATCGCCAACGGCGTCACCCTGGACTTCGCGACCATCCCGGCCGAGTCCATCACGGCGCAGCACTACGCGTTCCTCGTCTCCGAGGCCGAGTTCGACGAGGCCTTCGAGAAGATCAAGCGGGCGAAACTCACCTACTTCGCCGACCCGCACGGTCTGCGCCCCGGCGAGATCAACCACAACGACGGCGGCCGCGGCGTGTACTTCCAGGACCCGTCGGGCCACGGCATGGAACTGATCACCCGCCCGTACGGCGGCTTCAAGGAATAAGGACCGAGGAGCAACCGGAGCTGCCGGGCCACCGCACAACGGGCCCGGCAGCCCGGCGGCCCCGCGGCTCAGTCCAGCATGCGCCACATGACCGCCTCGGGCAGCGCCGGGTTCCGCGCCGCCGCCTCCGCCGTCTCCTCGGCTCCGAGCAGCCCGGCCAGCGCGGGCCCCGGCAGCCGCGGATGCCGGGCGGCGAGCGTGCGGACGGACCCGTCCGGGTCGTCGAGCAGCCGCAGCACCGACTCCGCGGACAGCCTGGGGTCGGTCGCCGACCGGCCCCGGACCTCCTCGTCCCCGTCCCGGCTGAAGCGTTCCACCAGCTCCGGCGTCGAGTCCGGGTCGTCCAGCGCGAGCTGGCGCAGCCGCCGGTTCGGGTCGTCGGCGTGGCGGAGCAGGTCCCGACCGGGGAAGTTCGGGTGGCCGTAGGGGCGGTTGGGCGTGGAGAGGCTCCCGGTCCACCAGTTCCAGACCTCCAGCAGCATCGCCGCCGGCGCGTCGTCGCAGTGCTCGGCGAGGAAGAGCCGCACGACCCGGTCCTCGTCCCGGGCGAGGCGCTCCGCGACATCGGGCGGCAGCCGCCGGGCCGTCGCCACGCCGGCGCGCAGCACCGGATGGACCGAAGCGGCGAGCCGCCGCATCGCTTCGGGGTCCTCGTGCAGGGCCGTCACCCACGGGACGGACCTCCGCATCCCGCTCAGCTCCAGGCCGGCGAGCAGGCCGGCCCGCCGCTCCTCCGTCAGCTCGGGCCGCACCGACACGGCGTGACGTACGTCGTGGTCCGGATCCGCGGCGAGAACGGCCACCAGTTCCGGTTCCAGGTACGGGTTCCCCGCGAGCCCGCGGCGCACGGCGGGGTCCCCGTCCGCGCAGATCCGGGCGGCGAGGTCCCGGTCCAGCCGTCGGGTCTCCACCAGGCCGTGGCGCGCGGCCATGCCGTCGAGGAGCTCGCCCGTGACCGGGACCTCCTCGTGCCGGGCCAGCGCGACCGCCGTCCGCACCGCCTCGGCGGGGTCGCCGGCCAGCCGGGCCCGGACCTCGTGGCCGAACCCCGCCCAGCCCGCCCCGCAGGCCGCCGCGCGCACGGACGGGGCCGGATCGCGGGCCAGTGCGCCGAGCAGCCGATCCGGCATGCCGTGCAGGCTCGCGGCGTCCGCCCTGACCGCGTCGGAGGCGGCGCCCGCCAGCGCTTCGTACGCCTCCTCCGTCAGCCGCGCCCGGGCGACCTCGACCGCGTCGACCGCCAGCCAGTACATCCGCTGGGAGTTCGGCTCCGCGAGCACGAGCCGGGACCACTGGTCGGCCGTGAACCCGACACAGGTGCGGGTGCCGGTCCGGGAGAAGCCCAGCGTGGTGCCCCGGTGTTCGGCGAACCCGGCGCGCAGCTTCGGGTCCGGGTGGGCGATCACCGCCTCCAGCACGGCCTGCGGCAGGTCCGGCCGGTACGACAGCCGGCCGCTGATGCCGATCAGCCCCACCAGGATCCCGTCGGGCGCGGAGCGGTTCATGCTCAGGCCCTCCAGCCGGGAACGGCGGAGCCGCTCCCCCGCCGCTTCCCCGAACCGCAGCCCGTCCCAGACCGCCGCGTCAGTGCCCCGCTCGTTCCCCATCCTCCGGAACATAGACGATGTTCGGAACCCCTGCCGTCGGGTGGCTGCCCACCCGGGTGCGGACCCCGTAGACCTCGGTCAGCAGGGCCTCCGTCAGCACCTGCGCCGGGGTGCCCGAGGCGGCCACCCGGCCGTCCGCCAGGACGTAGAGGCGGTCGCAGTACATCGCCGCGAGGTTGAGGTCGTGCAGGACCAGCAGGGCCGTTGCCGGCAGGGCGCGGACCAGCCCGAGGATCTCCAGTTGGTAGCGGATGTCCAGGTGGTTGGTCGGCTCGTCGAGGGCGAGCAGGCCGGGGTCCTGGACGAGCGCGCGGGCCACCAGGGCGCGCTGGCGCTCGCCGCCGGAGAGCTCGTCGAACCGCCGCCCCGCGAGGGCGGCCGCCCCCACGGTCTCCAGGGCCTCGCCGACACGGCGCGCGTCCTCGGGACCGTCCTGCTCCCAGAACCTCTTGTGCGGGCTGCGCCCCATGGCCACCACTTCCCGCACGGTGAGGCCGAAGGCGCCGGCCGCGTCCTGGGGAACGACCGCCACCCGCCGGGCGCGGTCCTTGACGCCCAGCGATGCCGTGTCCGCGCCGTCCAGCAGCACGCGCCCGCCGGTCGGGCGCAGGGTGCCGTAGACGCAGCGCAGCAGCGTCGTCTTGCCGCTGCCGTTGGGCCCGACCACGCCGACCGTCTCGCCGGGGCGGGCGGTGAGGTCGATTCCGTGCAGCAGCGGCTGCCCGTCGATCTCGTAACGGACGGCTTCGACGGCGAGTTCCGCGGGCCCCGCCGCAGGCCCCGCCCCAGGCCCCGTCTTCGGGCCCGCCTTCCGTCCGACCGTCATCCCACGACCCCTTCGGTACGGGTGGAGCGGCGCAGCATCCACAGGAAGAACGGCCCGCCGACGAGCGCGGTGACCACGCCGACGGGGATCTCCTCCGGCGCGGCGACGGTACGGGCGGCCAGGTCGGCCAGGGTCAGGAACACCGCCCCGCCCACCGCGGCCACGGGCAGCAGCGCCCTGTGCCCGGCGCCGACGGCCATGCGGGCGGCGTGCGGAACCATCAGCCCCACGAAGCCGATCGCCCCGCTGTAGGCCACGAGCACCCCGATGACGAGCGAGGTGAGGACGAAGACGGCGGCCCGGAACCGCCCGGTGTCCAGGCCGAGCGTGTGCGCGCCCTCCTCGCCGGCGAGCAGCAGGTCGAGCGGCCGGGCCAGGGCGACGAGCAGGCCGGTGCCGAGGACCAGGGCGGCCGCGGGCAGGGCCAGCTCGCCCCAGCGGGCCCCGCCGAGACCGCCGAGGGTCCAGAACAGCACGCTGCGGATCTGGTCGGGGTGCGCGGCCAGTACCAGGACCAGGCTGGTCAGGGCGGACAGGATGTACTGGACGGCGACTCCGGCGAGGATCAGCCGGCCGGTGGTCATGGCGCCGCCCCGCCGGGCCATCGCGTAGACGGCGACGAGCGCGCCCATCGATCCGGCGAAGGCGGCGAGCGGCACGGCGGCCCCGCCCGCGAAGCCGAGGATCCCCGCGCCGAAGACGATCACCAGGACCGCGCCGGCCGAGGCCCCGGAGGAGGCCCCGAGCAGGAACGGGTCCGCGAGCGGGTTGCGCACGAGGGCCTGCAGCACGGCTCCCGCGACGGCGAGCCCGGCGCCGACGACGGTGCCGAGGAGCACGCGCGGCATCCGGACGTCCCACACGATGGCGCCGAAGGCACCGCCGCCCGTGCCCGGCGCCGGTCCGGCGAGCAGGACGTCGAGCACCTGGCCCGGGGGGATCCGCACCGGCCCCAGGGCCAGCCCGGCCACGGCGGAGACGGCGAGCGCGGCGGCGAGTACGGCGAGGGTCACCGAGGTCCGGATCGCACGGGGCGTGCGGATCGTACGGGGCGTGCGGCGCGTGCGGTGCGCCCTCACGCGGGGTCGGGGTCGGGGTGGAGCTGGGAGCCCAGCGACTCGACGGCGTCGGCGACCCGCACCCCGAGCACGGCGGAGGAGAGCGGGAGCACCACGAACCGCCGGTTCTTGACCGCGGGAACCCGCGCCAGCGCCGGGTCGTTCAACAGACGCTGCTTCTTGGCTTCGACGGTGGTGCCGCCGTAGTCGTAGATGAGGACGACCTCGGGCGCCCGCTCGATGACCTTCTCCCACGACACATCGCCGAAGGTGTCCTGGAGGTCGGCGAACACGTTCGTCCCGCCCGCCAGGGAGATGATCTCGCTGCCGATGCCGTTGCCCCCCGAGGTGAAGGCGGAGGCGTCGCCCGAGTCGTAGACGAAGACGCCGGGCTTGGCCTTGTCCTTCACCCGCGCGGTGACGGCGTCGATGCGGCGCTGCTCGTCGGCGATGAGCCTGTCGCCGCGCTCGGGCACGCCGAAAGTGCGCGCCACCTCGGTGATCTCGGTCTTGAGCTGGTTCAGGCCGACGGGCCCGTCCGTGCAGTACTCCACGCTGAGCCGGGAGTCGATGCCGGATTTCGCGAGCCCCTCGCGGTCGCGGCCCTGCGCCTTGTCGAAGGCGCTGGAGTAACCCCCGTACACGAAGTCCGGGTTGGCGCCGAGCAGAACCTCCTTGGAGGGGTACTCCTTCGCCAGGACCTTGATCTTGTCGTAGGCCGGCCGGTAGGCGGGCAGCACCGCGTCGTCGAGATAGGCGGTCCCGGCCATCCTGTCCTCCAGCCCGAGGGCGAGGAGCAGCTCGGTGGCGTGCTGGTTCATGGTCACGGCCCGCCGCGGGGGCACCTGATAGGTGCTGCTGACACCGCAGTTGGCGACGGTGTACGGGTACCCGGGCGCGGCGCCCGCCCCCTCGGCCGCCCCCTTCGCCCCGGGTGGTCCCCCGCACGCGGCGAGGGTGATCAGGAGCGGGACGGGTACGAGTGCGCGCAGCAGGGCGCGGGGGTACGACGGCACGGCGAGGCCTCTCCGGGGGATCCGCGTCCCCTGGTCGAACGGTCGAATCGAAGAGGCGGTGCGTCAGTGTCTGACTCCCGGCGCCCGCGGGGCTCCGGTCACAGTGGCGGGACCGCACCGGATTCGCACC harbors:
- a CDS encoding PE-PGRS family protein translates to MGNERGTDAAVWDGLRFGEAAGERLRRSRLEGLSMNRSAPDGILVGLIGISGRLSYRPDLPQAVLEAVIAHPDPKLRAGFAEHRGTTLGFSRTGTRTCVGFTADQWSRLVLAEPNSQRMYWLAVDAVEVARARLTEEAYEALAGAASDAVRADAASLHGMPDRLLGALARDPAPSVRAAACGAGWAGFGHEVRARLAGDPAEAVRTAVALARHEEVPVTGELLDGMAARHGLVETRRLDRDLAARICADGDPAVRRGLAGNPYLEPELVAVLAADPDHDVRHAVSVRPELTEERRAGLLAGLELSGMRRSVPWVTALHEDPEAMRRLAASVHPVLRAGVATARRLPPDVAERLARDEDRVVRLFLAEHCDDAPAAMLLEVWNWWTGSLSTPNRPYGHPNFPGRDLLRHADDPNRRLRQLALDDPDSTPELVERFSRDGDEEVRGRSATDPRLSAESVLRLLDDPDGSVRTLAARHPRLPGPALAGLLGAEETAEAAARNPALPEAVMWRMLD
- a CDS encoding VOC family protein: MAVQLNHTIIHSHDHRESAEFLAYFLDLEVGAPWGPFIPVEIANGVTLDFATIPAESITAQHYAFLVSEAEFDEAFEKIKRAKLTYFADPHGLRPGEINHNDGGRGVYFQDPSGHGMELITRPYGGFKE
- a CDS encoding ABC transporter substrate-binding protein, with the protein product MPSYPRALLRALVPVPLLITLAACGGPPGAKGAAEGAGAAPGYPYTVANCGVSSTYQVPPRRAVTMNQHATELLLALGLEDRMAGTAYLDDAVLPAYRPAYDKIKVLAKEYPSKEVLLGANPDFVYGGYSSAFDKAQGRDREGLAKSGIDSRLSVEYCTDGPVGLNQLKTEITEVARTFGVPERGDRLIADEQRRIDAVTARVKDKAKPGVFVYDSGDASAFTSGGNGIGSEIISLAGGTNVFADLQDTFGDVSWEKVIERAPEVVLIYDYGGTTVEAKKQRLLNDPALARVPAVKNRRFVVLPLSSAVLGVRVADAVESLGSQLHPDPDPA
- a CDS encoding ABC transporter ATP-binding protein, with protein sequence MTVGRKAGPKTGPGAGPAAGPAELAVEAVRYEIDGQPLLHGIDLTARPGETVGVVGPNGSGKTTLLRCVYGTLRPTGGRVLLDGADTASLGVKDRARRVAVVPQDAAGAFGLTVREVVAMGRSPHKRFWEQDGPEDARRVGEALETVGAAALAGRRFDELSGGERQRALVARALVQDPGLLALDEPTNHLDIRYQLEILGLVRALPATALLVLHDLNLAAMYCDRLYVLADGRVAASGTPAQVLTEALLTEVYGVRTRVGSHPTAGVPNIVYVPEDGERAGH
- a CDS encoding iron ABC transporter permease, whose translation is MTLAVLAAALAVSAVAGLALGPVRIPPGQVLDVLLAGPAPGTGGGAFGAIVWDVRMPRVLLGTVVGAGLAVAGAVLQALVRNPLADPFLLGASSGASAGAVLVIVFGAGILGFAGGAAVPLAAFAGSMGALVAVYAMARRGGAMTTGRLILAGVAVQYILSALTSLVLVLAAHPDQIRSVLFWTLGGLGGARWGELALPAAALVLGTGLLVALARPLDLLLAGEEGAHTLGLDTGRFRAAVFVLTSLVIGVLVAYSGAIGFVGLMVPHAARMAVGAGHRALLPVAAVGGAVFLTLADLAARTVAAPEEIPVGVVTALVGGPFFLWMLRRSTRTEGVVG